The Haloprofundus salinisoli region TGGTCAACCTGTTGGCGGACGCGGAGAGTGATGCCCTCCCCGAGGACTTCTTCACCGAAGTGACGAACGTCCGCCTCCACTCGGATACGGTGCTACTCTCGTTGGTCGACCGACAACTGAAACACCTCCGGTACACCGAGGAGGTCGAACAACCCGACAAGGCGTTCGTCCAGATGGCGTTCACCGAGCGCCCGGACGGACACCCCGAGACGCTTGAGCACCGCGAGTACAAAACACCGACGGAGCACTCCTTCGACATCTGCACGACCTGCGAGGGATCGCCCGTCAGCGACTGTTCGAGCTGCGACGCGACGGGGACCTCCGAGTGCGAACGATGCAACGACGGGGCGGTGCCCTGCAGTCCGTGCGAGGGGACGGGCGCGCTCACGTGTCCGGTCTGTAAGGGCGACGTGACCGTCGAATGCGAGACGTGCGACGGGGACGGACATCTGTCGCAGTCCGTGCCGTGTTCGTCGTGTGACTCCTCCGGGTCGATCAGGAGCCGCGAAACCTGTACGAACTGCCAGGGGAAGGGGAGTTTGACCGACGCCGACGGGGAGTCGGTTCGCTGTCCCAACTGCCGCGGTCGCAGCACGGTTTCGGTCACGCGGGCGTGCACTTCCTGCAACGGTGCCGGCGAGCAGACGATTCAGAGCGGCTGTCCCGACTGTGCGATGGGACGCGTCGACTGCGAGGAGTGCGACGACGGCGAGGTGTGGTGTCGGATCTGTGAGGAGAGCGGGACGCGCGAGTGTTCCGACTGCGAGGGGACAACCGAAGTTTCCTGTCGGAGCTGCGACGGTATCGGCACGCTCACCTGCGAGACCTGCACAGGTGACGGCGAGACGCATCAGTACGTCCTTGTCCACGACGCGTACACCGTGAAAACCGAGGAGACGCAGTTCGGCTCGCTACCTCACGGAATCGAAGCGGCCGAGTGGGAAGAGTTCGACGCCTGCAGTATCGATGCGGACGACGGGACGGTTCGTCGCGAGGTGACGCCGTCGGTCGCCGCGATTCGAGAGGTCAGATACGACTACGGCGAACAGACGTTCAACCTCCGACAGATGGGCGGAGAGCTCTACTATACGCGGCTTCCCGAACCGAAAAGCGAGGGGCTGTTCAGTCGCCTCCGCGGTCGCTTCACGGGATAAAGAACAACCACACGAGAACAAGGACAACAAGCACAACGAGGACGAAGCCGAGTCGACGTCGAAGGGACCCGTTCGAGGACGTCCGTTCGACGCGATACGTCGACCCGGTCTCGACGTCGGCTTCGACCGCGTCGGCGTCGTATCCGCGCTCGCTCGTGTACGCCTCCATGTCGACACCCGAGGGCCAGCCGCGAAGCGAGGCCCACCCGCCGGAGAACTCCTCGTGGCCAAGTGTGTCGTACCACGCCCTGAGCCGGGGGTTGTCGAGAATCTCGAAGGCTTTCACGTACTTCTGATACTGTTCTTCGCCCTCGACGGTCGCGCGGTCGGTCGACGAGTACGCGGCGTCGATCTCCTCGAACCGGTCGCGGATTTCCGCCTGCGTCGTGTCTGGGTCGACGCCGAGACGGTCATAGAACTCGCCGGCCGCGGTCACCGCCCGAGTCGTCGACTGCGAGACCGATTCGGCTGCCGCATCGCCGCTTCGAGCGGCTGACCGGGCCGAATGGGCCTCCGACCGAACCGACTCGCGGTCCGCTGCGGTCTCGGCTCGACCCCGCGCCCCAGGGCTGCTCTCGTCGAGAAAGTCGTCGCGCCACCGCTCCCAGTAGGCGCCGTCTCCCGTTCCGCTGACCTCGGACTCCTCGTCGCCTCCCGTCGGCCCCTCGTACCGGCTCCAGTCCGTTCGGCCCTCGCCGCTTCCGGTTTCGTACTTCGGGCCGTGGTAGGTAGTCTCCGCCGAATCGTCCGGTCCAGTGTCGTCCGATTTCGCACTCTCCGGTTTCGGGTCGTCTACGAACAGGGTGCTCGGGTCGTCGACGTTGTCGGGTCGGTGTGTCTCGATCCACGCGTCGACGTCGTAGATGCCGCCCCCGAAATCCCACCACTTCTCGAACGTCCGATGCCCGTATGTGGGTCCGAGTTCGGCGAGAGTTTTGTCGTACTCCTCGCGGAAATCTCTGAGCACACCTCGGGCGTGGACCAACTCTCGGGTCAACTGCCGCGCGTCCGCCTCGCCGCGGACGTCGGGGTGTCTCTCGAGCAGTCGCTCGCGGAACTTCGCTTTGACCTCCGCGTAGGAGGCGTCCCGGCTGACCCCCAACTGCTCGTAGTAGGTGTCCACCATGGCGCGTACCAGTAGGTTAGATTATATGTATGTTCTGTAGATGGCTTCCAGAGCGGACGAACCCCGTACGGGATTTCCTGAGAGACCCCTCCTAACATCCGATACATGGTCGAGTCGAGCAGATCAATCTACAGAGTCAGCTAATCGGGAGCTTTCACGATGAGCGACCACAGCGTTTTACGGTTAACTCCCGTAGGGTAGGGGATGGCAGACACCAAAAAGGGCCGAGACAAGAAAGCCGATGATGCAGAGCAACGCCAACAAGAGCGGGAGATGCAGGAGGCGCGCACCCGCGCTGACGAAGCCGAACCGGTGCACGACGAACCCGGCGAGAGACTCGGCGACTTAGACGAAGCGCTCGAAAACCACGAGTATCCGGCGACGACGGACGAACTGATCGAGGCCTTCGGCGACCGCGAGGTCGAAACGCAGGGGGGTTGGAAGTCGATCGAGGAAGTGCTCATCCAGACCGACGACCGAACGTACACCTCCGCCGACGACGTCCGAAGCCGAATACAGGGACTGATACGGCGCTGAGGGTGATCTTCGTACTCCGGACTCGGTTCGTATTCGACCCCAGAGTTTCAAAGGGCTTTTTGGAGAATTAGCCGTATCTCTCACAATGTCGGACCAACACAGTCAGCTCGGTCGACCGCTTCATGCGTGCGAGCAGTGTTCGATCGTCTACGCACGATATCAACCACCGGGAGAGTGTCGAGTGTGCGGAAACGATTCGTTCGTAGAGGTTCAGGTCAAAGAATACTCGACCTAACGCCGTCCGCACAGCGTACGACCGCGTCCGTGCCCCTGACGCGACGCTTCGGCGCTTTCGATACCCTCGACCGTCGCCCAATCCTCACCCACTGCGACGGTATCGAGTACGAGGGGCTGACGCGGTGAGTGCATCCACCTGACTACTCGTCAGAACAGCGGTAGCGCCCGGGCCAACGTCCGAATCATCGGTAGGGCAAACTCGCCCGCGTATCCGAAGTACTCCCATCCAGAGAGCAGGAGAAACACCGTCGTCAACCCGCAGGCGACGCCAATCGACGCGGCTCCGACGCGCAGATAGGTCTTCTCCCGAGTTTCGGCGACGAGAACCCACAGCGCCAGCGCCGTTGCAGCCGCGAGATGGACCAGCGCATGCAATTGAATCGCCTCGCCCAGTCGAACGCCGCCGAGCAACAGCGCGAGCAACAGCAGTTGGCCGCCGACCGCGACGGTTCCCACGTAGCTCCACGCGAGCGCCGGCCACTCGCCGAGCGCGTCGCGGACGCTTCCGAGACGAACTGCGGCGTAGACCAGTATCGGAATCAGGGGGACGAGATACCGAACCGTCACCATCGCGTGCAGCGGCAGTCGGTGCAGATAGATGAGCGAAAACGTCCAGAAACTCACCGCAGCCAGGAGATCCGTCGCGCGCGTCGGCGACCGAAGCGCGGTACGGAGTTCGAGGAGCCGTTCGCGGGACATCCCTCGACTCGACCGCTGCCCGACGTATCTCCGCACTTCGCGCGCGGCGAGCGGAGCCACACCGACGAGTGCGCCGAGGACGGGCGCGGACTCCAGAAGCGCCATGTTGACCGCTTCGCCGCCGTCGTCGCCGGCGACGCCAGCGAGGTAGCCGCTGCGGACGAAGATGCGATAATGACGCACTGGTTCGACGCTCGCGCCCAATCCCCGGCCGACGAACTCACCGAACAGCGCCGCTCGGGCTAACGCGCTGTCGAGAATTTCGCCGACGGACGCGACAAAGCCGAGGTCCGAAGCGCCACCGTCGTTTCCAGTTTCGCTTCCCCCGCCAGCGGTGTCACCGCCGACGGTCTCACTGCCGGCCCCGCTCGTCGGGTCCACCGCGAGCGCCTGCTCGCCGGTAAAACGCGTCCACAGACGCGGCGGCGACAGCGGATTCCCGGTCACGAGCGCATTCGTCGCCAGAAACGGCACCAGCGAGAGCGCGAACGCGGCCGCGACGGCGGCAACCGTTCGCCGGTCGGTGCGCCGTGCGGTCAACAGGTCGACTGGTACGAGCGCGACGAACAGCGTCAGCGCCTCGGCGGGTTGGACCCACGTCGACAACCCGATTGTCGCGTACGCTATCGCCCGAAACCCGAGCGCTTGTCGAGGGTTGGTTTCCGCGCACTCGCGACTGCGGTAGAAGGTGTACAGCACCACGACGACGACGAGTGCCATCGTCGCGTGTCGCTTCGGCAACGACGCCCAGAAGCCCACAGGTGTCGCAACCGTCAGTATCGCCCCCGCGGCGAGTCCGGCGCGGCGGCCGGCAACGCGTGCCAGCAATCGATACATCACGACACCCACGAGCGCCGCGGCAACCATCGACGCAAGTTGTAGGGCCATCAGCGGAAACCACGTCGGGTCGAGCGGCGTTGCGACGGGGAGATTCACCGCGAAGAGCACGACTGCAGCGACGGACCCGATTACGTCGCCCAACACCGGACGACCGGCGACCCGTCCGATGACCACGCACGCGCCCAGAACAGTGAAACTCCACAGGCCGACGACGGCGAGTCGCGGGTCCGCGACCAGCGCGCTCAGTTCGAGTGCCCACAGTATCGGGAGTGCGAGCGCCATCTGCCCGTAGTTTCGACCGTACAGACGGCCGTCGACGACGTTCATCCCGGGCGTCGCGCCGTCTGCCGGGCCGTACCGGAGTTCGTCGACGTAGAGGTGACCGTCGGCGACGCCGACGAACGCGTTGGCGACGGTGTAGGTGTCGTTGACGAACACGCCAACCCGCCAGAACAGCCCGAAGAAGGCGAGACTGAAGAGAAACAGCGCGAGACCCGCTCTGTCGCCGAAGACTGTGGCAACGATACGTCGCTTCGGATCGCTCACTCTGCTACCTCCACGGTGAGTGAGACCGCTCGAAGCGTCCGACTCCCCGAGTCCGTCCGCAGCAACACCGACAGTTCTGCCTCGTAACTCGACTCGGTCACTCGCTCGGGGTCGACCGGGTCGTCGTCGAGCGTCAGTGCGAGCGTCGTCGCTCCGTTCTCGGTGTACGACTCGTTCAGAA contains the following coding sequences:
- a CDS encoding DnaJ domain-containing protein, translating into MVDTYYEQLGVSRDASYAEVKAKFRERLLERHPDVRGEADARQLTRELVHARGVLRDFREEYDKTLAELGPTYGHRTFEKWWDFGGGIYDVDAWIETHRPDNVDDPSTLFVDDPKPESAKSDDTGPDDSAETTYHGPKYETGSGEGRTDWSRYEGPTGGDEESEVSGTGDGAYWERWRDDFLDESSPGARGRAETAADRESVRSEAHSARSAARSGDAAAESVSQSTTRAVTAAGEFYDRLGVDPDTTQAEIRDRFEEIDAAYSSTDRATVEGEEQYQKYVKAFEILDNPRLRAWYDTLGHEEFSGGWASLRGWPSGVDMEAYTSERGYDADAVEADVETGSTYRVERTSSNGSLRRRLGFVLVVLVVLVLVWLFFIP
- a CDS encoding DUF5789 family protein, translated to MADTKKGRDKKADDAEQRQQEREMQEARTRADEAEPVHDEPGERLGDLDEALENHEYPATTDELIEAFGDREVETQGGWKSIEEVLIQTDDRTYTSADDVRSRIQGLIRR